One window of the Streptomyces sp. ITFR-21 genome contains the following:
- a CDS encoding GH12 family glycosyl hydrolase domain-containing protein: MQRSLIGPRRHAMAWPGLLSALLLAALSLLTAPSAHAATTICDKFGSTHVSGDTYVVQNDEWGDTIQQCINATDDGFQYTTGYHNLSGGAPAAYPSIYVGCHYGNCSTGSGLPLQVSAFANPTSSVDFTTADGQWDAAYDIWFDSTPNPTGQNDGAELMIWANHAGPPQPFGAKVGTVGFEGAVWDVWYGRQGTSPAWNTVSYVRQQSANAVTVNIRDFTDDMAARGYLSTAWYMTSVQFGFEPWVGGPGLGVNSFSYDPHGTGTGGTGGAGLLSQGHDAWASSSETTDYPASNAVDGNASTRWSSCFCDGQWLNVDLGASHRLSNITLNWEAAYASAFKLQVSDDPAFGTWSDLTTVTNGTGGSVSYSVSGTGRYVRLLEQQRATPYGTSLYELQVYGT, encoded by the coding sequence GTGCAAAGAAGCTTGATCGGCCCGCGTCGGCACGCCATGGCGTGGCCGGGGCTGCTGTCGGCCCTGCTGCTGGCCGCCTTGTCGCTCCTGACCGCTCCGTCCGCGCACGCCGCCACCACCATCTGCGACAAGTTCGGCAGTACCCACGTGTCGGGCGACACGTACGTCGTGCAGAACGACGAGTGGGGCGACACGATTCAGCAGTGCATCAACGCCACCGACGACGGATTCCAGTACACGACCGGCTACCACAACCTGTCCGGGGGCGCCCCGGCCGCCTACCCCTCGATCTACGTGGGCTGCCACTACGGAAACTGCTCCACCGGCAGCGGCCTGCCCCTGCAGGTCTCGGCGTTCGCCAACCCCACTTCCAGCGTGGACTTCACCACCGCTGACGGGCAGTGGGACGCCGCCTACGACATCTGGTTCGACTCCACGCCCAACCCGACCGGTCAGAACGACGGCGCGGAGCTGATGATCTGGGCCAACCACGCCGGCCCGCCGCAGCCGTTCGGCGCCAAGGTCGGGACCGTCGGCTTCGAGGGCGCCGTCTGGGACGTCTGGTACGGACGGCAGGGCACCAGCCCCGCCTGGAACACGGTCTCCTACGTCCGCCAGCAGAGCGCCAACGCCGTCACGGTGAACATCAGGGACTTCACCGACGACATGGCGGCCCGCGGCTACCTCTCCACAGCGTGGTACATGACCAGCGTCCAGTTCGGGTTCGAGCCGTGGGTCGGCGGTCCCGGGCTCGGCGTGAACTCGTTCTCCTACGACCCCCATGGCACGGGCACCGGCGGTACCGGCGGAGCGGGGCTGCTGTCCCAGGGCCACGACGCCTGGGCGTCCTCGTCGGAGACCACCGATTACCCGGCCTCCAACGCGGTCGACGGTAACGCCTCGACCCGCTGGAGCAGTTGCTTCTGCGACGGCCAGTGGCTGAACGTCGATCTCGGCGCGAGCCACCGGTTGTCCAACATCACCCTGAACTGGGAGGCGGCCTACGCCTCCGCTTTCAAGCTCCAGGTCTCCGACGACCCGGCCTTCGGTACCTGGAGCGACCTGACCACCGTCACCAACGGCACCGGAGGCAGCGTCAGTTACAGCGTGTCGGGCACCGGCAGATACGTGCGCCTGCTGGAACAGCAGCGCGCCACGCCGTACGGGACCTCGCTGTACGAGTTGCAGGTCTACGGCACCTGA
- a CDS encoding LCP family protein translates to MRTLLRWVAVSAGLALVVTAGLGWAAYRKFSDNIRTDSAAERVLARYAAERPPVLVPGARNILVMGTADGARGGDGEPEAAVLLHLSADRRRAAAVGVPRELMVAAPRCARPGGGTTPAAYEPFGAAFRSGAACSIRAFERLSGIRIDHHLVVDVAGFQKIAGAVGGRAVDARGDLPQALARGARGGDGGLAHPARLYGFLDTATSSITADPGLSSLPALYDLAGSLRRLPAGGLVLRTVPVARHGVPRQPGAGELFQALRADRPLSCAACARAARQN, encoded by the coding sequence ATGCGCACCCTGCTCCGCTGGGTGGCGGTCAGCGCCGGCCTCGCCCTGGTGGTGACGGCCGGCCTCGGCTGGGCGGCCTACCGCAAGTTCAGCGACAACATCCGCACCGACAGTGCCGCCGAGCGCGTGCTGGCCCGGTACGCGGCCGAGCGGCCCCCCGTCCTGGTGCCGGGTGCGCGCAACATCCTGGTGATGGGCACCGCCGACGGCGCCCGGGGCGGGGACGGCGAACCCGAGGCGGCCGTCCTGCTGCACCTGTCCGCGGACCGGCGGCGGGCCGCGGCGGTCGGTGTGCCCCGCGAGCTGATGGTGGCCGCACCCCGGTGCGCCCGGCCCGGCGGCGGCACCACCCCGGCGGCGTACGAGCCCTTCGGCGCCGCCTTCCGCAGCGGCGCGGCGTGCTCGATCCGCGCCTTCGAACGGCTCAGCGGCATCCGGATCGACCACCATCTGGTGGTGGACGTGGCCGGCTTCCAGAAGATCGCCGGCGCGGTCGGCGGCCGTGCGGTGGACGCCAGGGGCGACCTGCCGCAGGCGCTGGCCCGCGGCGCGCGCGGTGGCGACGGCGGGCTCGCCCATCCCGCGCGGCTCTACGGGTTCCTGGACACCGCGACCTCCTCGATCACCGCGGACCCCGGACTCAGCTCGCTGCCCGCGCTGTACGACCTGGCCGGCAGCCTGCGCCGGCTCCCGGCCGGCGGCCTGGTGCTCCGTACGGTCCCGGTGGCCCGTCACGGCGTGCCCCGGCAGCCGGGGGCGGGGGAGCTCTTCCAGGCGCTACGGGCCGACCGGCCGCTGTCCTGTGCTGCCTGCGCGCGAGCCGCGCGGCAAAATTGA
- a CDS encoding Yip1 family protein gives MPAGEPEYYAPAPSPGQDDAPGHTRAFTFGGDASLADPQPGSPHYGDDNVATYRAGQAATPPAGPRLHWKDLLRGIVRHPGRTFWQTRDHKVWAPALIVTFVYGLLAVFGFDAARNDILDATLATSVPWVLTTGVAVVLCGLTLGAVTNTLARQLGGDGAWAPTVGLAMIITSLTDAPRLLFAIFLGGGNGFVQLLGWLTWFGCAWLLTSMVGKSHDLPWLKALGASSIQLLALLMLFKLPLI, from the coding sequence GTGCCCGCCGGGGAGCCCGAGTACTACGCGCCGGCCCCTTCCCCCGGGCAGGACGACGCCCCTGGGCACACCCGGGCTTTCACCTTCGGCGGCGACGCGTCGCTCGCCGACCCGCAGCCCGGGTCACCGCACTACGGCGACGACAACGTGGCCACCTACCGCGCCGGCCAGGCGGCCACCCCGCCCGCCGGCCCCCGCCTGCACTGGAAGGACCTGCTGCGCGGCATCGTCCGGCACCCGGGCCGCACGTTCTGGCAGACGCGGGACCACAAGGTCTGGGCACCCGCGCTGATCGTCACCTTCGTCTACGGCCTGCTCGCCGTCTTCGGCTTCGACGCCGCCCGCAACGACATCCTCGACGCGACCCTGGCCACCAGCGTCCCCTGGGTGCTGACCACGGGCGTCGCGGTCGTCCTGTGCGGCCTCACACTCGGCGCGGTCACCAACACCCTGGCCCGCCAGCTCGGCGGCGACGGCGCCTGGGCGCCCACCGTCGGCCTGGCGATGATCATCACCTCGCTGACCGACGCCCCGCGGCTGCTGTTCGCCATCTTCCTGGGCGGCGGCAACGGCTTCGTGCAGCTGCTGGGCTGGCTGACCTGGTTCGGCTGCGCGTGGCTGCTGACCTCGATGGTGGGCAAGTCGCACGACCTGCCGTGGCTGAAGGCGCTGGGCGCGTCGTCGATCCAGCTGCTGGCCCTGCTGATGCTGTTCAAGCTGCCGCTGATCTAG
- a CDS encoding type II toxin-antitoxin system death-on-curing family toxin — MDVSDVIQIAEITLGVRVGVRDWGLLQSAVARPQASVFGEDAYPTLFEKAAALLHSLSSSYSLVDGNKRTSWASAVVFLDINGYARKEPLDEDAAEKLVLAVARSQLTNPVVADRIQTFVAAATSGEYRAAWAR, encoded by the coding sequence GTGGACGTCAGCGACGTCATCCAGATCGCAGAGATCACCCTCGGCGTACGTGTCGGTGTACGTGACTGGGGTCTCTTGCAGAGCGCAGTAGCACGACCGCAGGCCAGCGTGTTCGGAGAAGACGCCTACCCGACACTGTTCGAGAAAGCCGCGGCACTCCTGCACTCTCTCTCCAGTAGCTACAGCCTTGTCGACGGCAACAAGAGGACGAGCTGGGCGTCTGCCGTTGTCTTCCTCGATATCAACGGCTATGCCCGCAAGGAACCGCTGGACGAGGACGCCGCGGAGAAGCTCGTACTGGCTGTGGCTCGGTCTCAGCTGACCAACCCGGTGGTCGCAGATCGAATCCAGACCTTCGTCGCAGCCGCAACAAGCGGGGAATACCGCGCGGCCTGGGCCCGCTAG
- a CDS encoding (Fe-S)-binding protein, translating to MQLAAIIVSLVLTAVGVALVSLAVAQIYRFVRLGQPVPAGSRTDDPVARTRTLAREFALHTRMNRWGVVGVAHWFVAVGFLTLGLTIVNAYGQLFRADWVLPVIGTWPPYEVYIEFIALGTTAGILVLMAVRLLNLPSRAGRKSRFAGSTAWQAYFVEYVILVIGLAILTLRGLEGAIHGVDHYEASYWVSYPLVAAFRGLGAGTLQTLIYLTAMIKLGVTMTWAITVGLNTDMSVAWHRFLAFPNIWFKRHADGPVALGALQPMTSNGTPIDFEDPGEDDVFGVSQVEQFSWKGILDFSTCTECGRCQSQCPAWNTGKPLSPKLLIMSLRDHAHAKAPYLLAGGGKTAEGEEKATAEQLAGVPAAALAEAERPLVGTLAENGVIDPDVLWSCTTCGACVEQCPVDIEHVDHIVDMRRYQVMIESAFPSEAGTMLKNLEKRGNPWGLPKKQRLAWVQEVGFEVPIVGEDVEDLTDVEYLYWVGCAGSLEDRAKKTTKAFAELLHIAGVKFAVMGGEENCTGDSARRLGNEFLFQQLGMENVAMLNTAFGEDEDDPATRKPRAAKKIVATCPHCFNTLSNEYPQLGGEYDVIHHTQLLQHLVDDGKLVPVTPVEGLITYHDPCYLGRHNKIYTPPREIIAKVPGLRSEEMHRHKERGFCCGAGGARMWMEERIGKRVNNERVDEALSLDPDIVSTACPFCLVMLSDSVNGRKNEGTAKESLVVVDVAQLLLDSVRTPVPAGVAQESPDPV from the coding sequence ATGCAACTCGCCGCGATCATCGTGTCGCTGGTCCTCACCGCGGTCGGCGTCGCGCTCGTCAGCCTCGCCGTCGCGCAGATCTACCGGTTCGTCCGGCTCGGCCAGCCCGTCCCGGCCGGCAGCCGCACCGACGACCCGGTGGCGCGCACCAGGACGCTGGCCAGGGAGTTCGCCCTGCACACCCGCATGAACAGGTGGGGCGTCGTCGGCGTCGCCCACTGGTTCGTCGCGGTCGGCTTCCTCACCCTGGGCCTGACCATCGTCAACGCCTACGGCCAGCTCTTCCGGGCCGACTGGGTCCTCCCGGTGATCGGCACCTGGCCGCCGTACGAGGTGTACATCGAGTTCATCGCGCTCGGCACCACCGCGGGCATCCTGGTCCTGATGGCGGTCCGGCTGCTGAACCTGCCCTCCCGGGCCGGCCGCAAGTCCCGCTTTGCGGGCTCCACGGCCTGGCAGGCGTACTTCGTCGAATACGTCATCCTGGTGATCGGCCTGGCCATCCTCACCCTGCGCGGCCTCGAGGGCGCCATCCACGGGGTGGACCACTACGAGGCGTCGTACTGGGTGTCGTACCCGCTGGTCGCGGCCTTCCGCGGGCTGGGCGCCGGCACCCTGCAGACGCTGATCTACCTGACCGCGATGATCAAGCTCGGCGTCACCATGACGTGGGCGATCACGGTCGGCCTCAACACCGACATGAGCGTGGCCTGGCACCGCTTCCTGGCCTTCCCCAACATCTGGTTCAAGCGCCACGCCGACGGCCCGGTCGCGCTCGGCGCCCTCCAGCCGATGACCTCCAACGGCACCCCGATCGACTTCGAGGACCCGGGCGAGGACGACGTCTTCGGCGTCTCCCAGGTCGAGCAGTTCTCCTGGAAGGGCATCCTCGACTTCTCCACCTGCACCGAGTGCGGGCGCTGCCAGTCGCAGTGCCCCGCCTGGAACACCGGCAAGCCCCTGTCGCCGAAGCTGCTGATCATGTCGCTGCGCGACCACGCGCACGCCAAGGCGCCCTACCTGCTGGCCGGCGGCGGCAAGACCGCGGAGGGCGAGGAGAAGGCCACCGCGGAGCAGCTGGCCGGCGTCCCCGCCGCCGCCCTCGCCGAGGCCGAGCGCCCGCTGGTCGGCACCCTCGCGGAGAACGGCGTCATCGATCCCGACGTCCTGTGGTCCTGCACCACCTGCGGCGCCTGCGTCGAGCAGTGCCCGGTGGACATCGAGCACGTCGACCACATCGTGGACATGCGCCGCTACCAGGTGATGATCGAGTCGGCCTTCCCCTCCGAGGCGGGCACGATGCTCAAGAACCTGGAGAAGAGGGGCAACCCCTGGGGCCTGCCCAAGAAGCAGCGCCTCGCCTGGGTCCAGGAGGTCGGCTTCGAGGTGCCGATCGTCGGCGAGGACGTCGAGGACCTCACGGACGTGGAGTACCTGTACTGGGTGGGCTGCGCCGGCTCCCTGGAGGACCGGGCCAAGAAGACCACCAAGGCGTTCGCCGAACTGCTGCACATCGCCGGTGTGAAGTTCGCGGTCATGGGCGGCGAGGAGAACTGCACCGGCGACTCGGCCCGCCGGCTGGGCAACGAGTTCCTCTTCCAGCAGCTCGGCATGGAGAACGTCGCCATGCTGAACACGGCCTTCGGCGAGGACGAGGACGACCCGGCCACCCGCAAGCCGCGCGCCGCGAAGAAGATCGTCGCCACCTGCCCGCACTGCTTCAACACGCTCTCCAACGAGTACCCGCAGCTCGGCGGCGAGTACGACGTCATCCACCACACCCAGCTGCTCCAGCACCTGGTGGACGACGGCAAGCTGGTCCCGGTCACCCCGGTCGAGGGCCTGATCACCTACCACGACCCCTGCTACCTGGGCCGGCACAACAAGATCTACACCCCGCCCCGCGAGATCATCGCCAAGGTGCCCGGCCTGCGGAGCGAGGAGATGCACCGCCACAAGGAGCGCGGCTTCTGCTGCGGCGCGGGCGGCGCGCGCATGTGGATGGAGGAGCGGATCGGCAAGCGCGTCAACAACGAGCGGGTGGACGAGGCGCTGTCCCTCGACCCGGACATCGTCTCCACGGCCTGCCCGTTCTGCCTGGTGATGCTCTCGGACTCGGTCAACGGCCGCAAGAACGAGGGCACGGCGAAGGAGTCGCTGGTGGTGGTGGACGTGGCCCAGCTGCTGCTGGACTCGGTACGGACCCCGGTGCCGGCGGGCGTGGCGCAGGAGTCGCCCGACCCGGTGTAG
- the dcd gene encoding dCTP deaminase: MLLSDKDIRAEIDNGHVRVDPFEASMVQPSSIDVRLDRFFRVFENHRYPHIDPAVEQPDLTRLVEPDGDDAFILHPGEFVLASTYEVISLPDDIASRLEGKSSLGRLGLLTHSTAGFIDPGFSGHVTLELSNVATLPIKLWPGMKIGQLCLFRLSSPAEFPYGSQHYGSRYQGQRGPTASRSYLDFHRTKV; this comes from the coding sequence GTGCTTCTCTCAGACAAGGACATCCGGGCCGAAATCGACAACGGGCACGTACGCGTGGACCCGTTCGAGGCGTCGATGGTGCAGCCGTCGAGCATCGACGTGCGGTTGGACCGGTTCTTCCGGGTGTTCGAGAACCACCGGTATCCGCACATCGACCCGGCGGTGGAGCAGCCGGATCTGACCCGGCTGGTGGAGCCGGACGGGGATGACGCGTTCATCCTCCATCCGGGGGAGTTCGTGCTGGCGTCCACGTACGAGGTGATCTCGCTGCCGGACGACATCGCCTCGCGGCTGGAGGGGAAGTCGAGCCTGGGGCGGCTGGGGCTGCTGACGCACTCGACGGCCGGGTTCATCGACCCGGGGTTCTCCGGGCATGTGACGCTGGAGCTGTCGAACGTGGCGACGCTGCCGATCAAGCTGTGGCCCGGAATGAAGATCGGGCAGCTGTGCCTGTTCCGGCTGAGCTCGCCGGCCGAGTTCCCGTACGGCTCGCAGCACTACGGCTCCAGGTACCAGGGACAGCGCGGGCCGACGGCCTCCCGCTCGTACCTCGACTTCCACCGTACGAAGGTCTGA